AGCATTTCTGGCCACCAGATAGGAAAATAAAGGTCTTATTCTCCCCTCTCCTAAGGAGCCTTTAATAAGGGGCAGAGGAACCTGTCTGCAGCCTCTTGCCCCACTGAGCCGAGGGCAGCCCAGGTCAAGGGCTGAGGTTTGGGAGGTTGTTGTGTGCACACTGGTTTTAATTTGGGAGGCTTTGGGGGGATTTAGGAGGCTCACACCCCAGCAGTGACATTAACTCCTTTCATAACCCAGTTCCCCACATTTAACCATGGTCACAAAGGGCACAGTGTCTCCCCgagctgggagaggggctggggagtgtCCCCAGGGATCTGGGGTCAGTTGTTCAGGTGGTGTCAACCCTAAGGATCATATACTtgcttcccttcctgcctcGAACTGCTCTTgaggccatggcaggggttttcAATAGCTCTTTAGAGGGAGCTCACAGAGAGGTGTCTGAATTGGAGAAttatagaacagtttgggttagGAGGGACCtgtagaggtcatctagtcctgaGCCCactgcagctacagcaggctgctcagagctccaaatGACTTAACCTGAaatagttccagggatgggacatttACCACTTGTCTGGGCAACttgggccagggtctcatcacccctcctgctgctttgcctcccagcagcaaggaaagtgtTTTTTCTTGTAAATATAATAGCTCAGAACAAGGCAAGGAGACATGGAGGAAGGTGTGGTCCCATGGGAACCCTTGCATCCATGCACTGGGAGAACAGAGTGGATAACCATTCCTGGGGCTGCCAGAACCCCCAACACTTGGTTTCAGGGGTgggatgaaaaggaaaaagcgaagggcaaagaaaaagggggggggggaggaagagaggaaagggctAAAATACCCTACACATTTTtttgctgcagaaggcagggtGGGAAGGCTCTTGGGGGGGGTTAGTGGGGGAGGTGCTCCACTCTAGACAGGATTTAATAGCTTGACAAGCCCCACTTTGCCCCTGTGAAGGTGAGCAGAACCCAAAGGTCCTATGTGGGATGAAGGAGGTTACAGCTCCTTTCAGGGTGACCTTCTTCAGCTGCAGGGTCCATGGCAGAGCACTGCACAAATATTGGGGGTTCACAAGCCCAGGAATTTTTGTCCCTCTAATACACTTTGCTGGGTGAGTTGTGAGCTCTGAAATTAGGAGAGGCCAAAACTTCTTGGTTTTTAAATACCCCTTTTTCTTCTAATTGAGCCTCAGGCATGATCCCATGGCTCCAGGACATGGAGACCTgagcaaagaaaagaagcacGTCGGTTGTCGTAGGAGCCTGTGATGAGCAGGAAGGGAGCCTGATCCTTCATCCTGCTCCATCCCAACCAACTGCCCGTTGCTCTTCCAGAGGCAGCGATGCTCGGGCCGGTGTCCGTTACCCGGTCTCGGTACGCCCTCCGCTGGCCGCAGAAAATGctagaaaagggaagaaatttcCTCTCGTTTTGCCATCTCACAGCAGCCGTGGCTGCAGGGGTGTTGCCCGGATTCACGGGACATGGGAGCTCGACCCGCTCCCTCAACAGGGGATGCTGGTACCCAGGAAATGCCCTGAAAGCATTACTggcactgctccctggcaggGGATGCTGGTACCCAGGGGATGCTGGTACCCAGGGGGTGCCCTGAAAGCATCTCTGACATTTcatcctgggcacagctctgctcttgtgggAGTCATAAACTCAGCACATCCCTTGGGATTGCAGAGTGCTGATGACCAGTGAGCCCAAAGGGGTGAAATCCCTAAAACCTAAACCATCCAGGAGACATCTTGGAGCACAAATTGTGGAGTGGCCATGCTGAAGACAAACTTACTCCACTGAACTGTGAGCACATGGTTGCTTCACCAGCAAAATTCAGCAGTGAGACACAGCCCTTCACTGCAGATGTAGGAATCACACTTGGTATGTGCTTGATGTTGGTAACAGATTTCCTCTTGGAGCAGATGTAGAGTTTCCAGGTTGAAGGAACAGGCACACCAAGGCTGAAattttgctcctgctgcttgtggGCTGCCCCACGCACCAGATGAGAGTGAGAAGGGACTGAAACCTGACCCAGGTCACAGAAAagacagacatggacctgttagagcaggtccagagaaggtcacaaaATTCGTTCAAGGGCtcaaacacctctgctgtggtaagagacttggggttgttcagcctggaggagagaaggctccaaggagaccttctagAGGCCTTTCAATATATACAGGGCTCctaagaaagctggagagcaaCTTTTTACCAGGGCCTGTTGTGAAAGGACAAAGGATGATGGTTTGAAAcgaaaagagggagattcagatttgatataaggaagaaattcttctctgtgagggtggtgagatagcAGAACAGACtggccagagaagttgtggatgccccatccctggaagtgttccaggaAAAGGTCACCTGGGGCTGTGAggaacctgggctagtggaaggtgtccctgcccatggcagaggggattggaactcgatgatttttgaaggtcacttccaaccctatcCATTCTGCAAACCAACTCCAGCATTTCATCCATGATTTCATTAGTGTTGTGTGCAGCAGCATGCAAGCACCTCAGTATTGAAACTCAGCACTCCCTGCCTACACATCCTCCTACCCTACCAAACATTGAATCACTTTTAAAGACACAGAAGAAGATCCAGACCAGACACAAATCTTTTAATGATTGCAGAGCCAGGTGGATAAAAATTAGAAATACAGAGTTGAGCTAGAGGACTGCAGGAAGGTCACTATCACTGAGTGCAGAGGAACATGGGACGTTTCTGGGGCACACAGGGGGTGCCACTGTGCTTCATAGCAGCTTCCCTCCATCAACACATGCTGCAGATAAGCTGCTTTCCATAAGTGCCTGTGGCAACTGGAACCTGATGAAAAAAATGAGgataaataattaaaagaacAACCCAGGAGGGGCTGAAGCCCCAGATCCAGGCTTGGACCCAGACCCTACAGACAGAAGCGTGGcatgagctcagggctgtgtcTCAGATGTGCTCTAACCCAtgttgtgtgtgtgcacatagcTGCTGACCCTGGCCAGCACCCAGAATTCACATCTCCTCCATGAccctctccctgtcctgctggtttATTGTTTTTGTTCAGGAaccacagggacaggctctgctctatGTCTTCAGTCACAACACTCACACAGAGATGATCCCCAAACTGCAGGAGAATCTGGAGAAGCCACTGGGGAGACATGGGAGAGAGTCAGGGTTCTGGGGCAACAGCTGTCACCTCCAGTCCCAGGAATGACTTTTCCCCTTTGGGTGACTTGCTTCTGCAGGGCAAAGGGGACAGACATGGGAACACTCAGCTTTAACCCTATTGCTGACTTTGAGACCTTCTGTGGTGGCTTTCTGACCTGACCTTGCAGGCCTCAGTACTTCCTTCACTCCTGCATAGAAGAGCTTTAAACCTCCATGCCCATTCCCTTGGAAAAGCCACCTCTGCTCTTCCATCCCCAGTAGCTGAGGTATTCCTGCTCCTGTGGACAGGTGCCCAGGAGGGCTCAATGAAGTGCATCAGGGCACTGGTGCTCAGAGATCTTCTCTTGAAAGCTGCACAGCATCCAGGACCGAAACAAGGTCACAAAACAGAGTGGAGGCATCCAAGACCTTGGGAGGCACCGAGACCTTAGCGGACagaggcagaaagcaaagcaggaagGCAAAGGTGAAGGCAAGACTAACTCAGATGCTGTAGAAATCCACATGGGCACCAGAGCAGAAGGTGTCCTCCTCCAGGAGCTTCATCAGCTTCTGGGCTGACACACTGCAGTCTATCAGCTGGCCACTCTCCTGCAGGTTTTGGAAAAACTGACGCATGTCtgcatctccagtctcagtccgGGCCAAGAGCTGCATGTCCGTGTCCAGAGGACCTGGGGACAGAGGaatacaaaagaaaacacataAGGAGAAAGCAAAATCTGGGGCTCAGTCTCCCTCTGTACCTGGCATTGGCTGCCAGAACTTTTCAACCAGTGCTGATCTGAGCTGGTCCAGAACTAATTCTGCTCAGGgatttgacttctcagctcaggctctgctcactgaggcactttcagcagctcagggcagggttgcacagccagggactgctcagccaggggctgctcctagcaggaagaagctgatggggagagctcctgccaagaggctctggctgagccttgctcctgggcacaccaagggcactgctaaACCTTGTGTGCTACCTTTGGGGTACAGGAAGCcagaggtggcacctgtggggaggagcagacaggatgTTCAATATTGGCTTTGCAGATGTCTGCATATATGCAATTATTTTCTTATTAATATTATtatctttttatttctgttgtttCACTAACCCTGTTTCCTcaacccatcagtctctctcccttctccccctcctcttctgGGAAGGGAGATGGGGTTAACAGAGAGCATCTGTCCTTCATGTAGTGGCAACCCAGGCTCAACCCATGACATCCACAAAGCCAGGAGAAAATGAACAGCAGTCGCTGAGCTCCCCTCCTCACCCGGGGCGTAGTTGAGCACACGGACGTCAGGCTCCTCGAGCGCCAGCACCTGGAACATCATGTCCCGAGCAGCCTTCCCGCTGCAGTACAGCGCCCAGTTCTTGAAGGGCTTCAAGGCACAGAGGGAGGAGATGTTCAccaccatcctgctgcagccaggccgcTTGCCGAAGGCCTGCAGGACACTGGAGGTGAGGCAAAGCGCCGAGGTGATATTGAAGGCAAAGTAGCTGTTGAGCTCATCTGGGTCAGTGAGATCGAGGAAAGTTTTGGAGATGTCTCCCAGAGAGCCTAGGAAAAAAGGACAAATGAGTTAGGAACAGAAGCGGGTTCAGCAATGCAGCAGATGCCTTTTGCTCCTACGTGTCCATGTGCAACACGATACTACAGACAAATATGAGCAGCTTTGATGGCCCAATCTTGAGCAGGGTGTCAAGAAAGAGTGAGGATATCAGCACATCCTGGCTCTGCTCATCACTTTCAGGTCACTCACTGAACCAACAGTGGTGACACAGGACACGAACCAGCCCTGCCAAAACAAACAGCTCCCAACCTCTAGCCTGGAGGTACAATGTCCACACAAGCCACCATGTGCTCTCCTACATGTCCCTTGTAGAACCAAGACAATAAAAAGCCTACCTCCTGTAGCACCTGCCTGGTGGAAGGTATGGTCTTACCTCTAGCAGTCACGGGTTAAAAAAGGCAAGCATCTGAGATCTGGGCAGGGtgacatctctgctgctgcttcagttaTCTTCTTGGTTTGGTTAGTTACTGGCATCTAAAGCCCCTGAtcaattacagaatggtttgggtctgaagggacctttaaagttcatctCATACAAtttccctgcagtcatcagggacatctgcaactacagcagattgctcagaggcCCAACCAACTtgacctgcagtggttccagggatggggcatctatcacctctctgagcaacctggggcagtgtctcaccaccctcacggtaaataatttctcccttctccctagtCCGAATCACCCTCTGTCTTGCCCAGCCAGTGAGGGCTTGCCGGGGCTGAAGCCCGCAGCCACGGAGGGCACCGACCCCGGGGCgggcaggaggaggatggggttTGTTACCGGCGTTGTTGATGAGGAGCAAGCGGCCGGGCGGGCCGGCGGGCAGCACCTCTCGCAGAGCATCAGTCGCCTGCCGTAGCccctgcttgcagcccaggTCGGCGGCTACGAACTCCACCCGCAGCCCGCTGCCGGTGGCCCGCAGCTCGGCCGCCAACTCGGCAAGCTGAGCTGCCGAGcgcgccagcagcagcagcacggagccctggcccaggcgCGGAGCCAGCAGCCGCACCAGGCTGCGCCCGAAGCCCCGGGAAGCCCCGGTCACCAGGCAGGTGGTTGCGGGCCACCGCCGCGGTTCCGGCTCCATCCCGCAGCGCTCAGCGGGGCCGTGGCACCGCGCCGCACCACGTGACACGCCCCAACCAACCCCCGCGGCCCCGTCGCTCTGTGATTGGCCTCTCCCAAGGCGCTGGCACCGCTGACAGCTCCCATTGGTGGTCGTCGCCGCCGCGGCTTCTGACGTACGGGTGGGCGAGGTCCAGAGCGGCGGCTTCGCCCCGGGCGGGCAGCGGCCGGGGTCGGGTCCGGGGAGTCGTGGGTCCTGCCTGGCACAAGCGCTGTCGCACCTGCGTCTCTCTCCCATGCATCTGGGATTttcatacattttttttccgTACAGATTTTTAATACCTTTTTTCCTTTACGGTGCGTCTTCTCCCGGCGCGGCTATAAATCCTCTCCTCTtgcacctccccagccttccctgcCGGCCACTGCCGCCGCTTCCAGGTGGACCGCAGGCTGACGAAGCAACTGCGCATCTTTGTCCTCCACCATCACTGGTGTTGGCATCCAGCAGTGGTTGTGCTGAACGGGATCACAGACTggttcgggttggaagggaccttaaacatcatctagttccagcacccctgccgtgggcagagacatctgcaactagataggctgctcaaagccccatccaacccgaCCtagaatatttccagggataaGGCGTCTACCACGTCTGTGGCAAATCTagcccagtgtctcaccaccctcacagagaagaatttcttccttatatcgagtctaaatctctccttcAGTTTTAAGCctcatcccttgtcctatcactacatgcccttaaaaaaacccacaaattcTCCagtttcctgtaggctccctttaagtactgaaagggcaccagaagctctccctggagccttcccttctgtgTGCTGAGGaatcccagctctttcagcctgttctcacagcGGAGAGGTTCCAGgtccctgatcatcttcatggccctgaAGTCTTTCCAGGACGTTGAACACGAAGATGCACAGATATGTAGCAGAACCAGTGAAAGCAATGGTCATTCTCTTAAAAGATAGAAGATACTCTGCTTCCCTCCCGTGCTGTGCACAGTGGGGACACTGAGCACTCAGCACCATCCTAGTCCTCTTAGAGATTTGCTCCGGCTCCGAGCATCCCACAATCACGCCTGCCACAAAATCCTCGGCTCTTTATCCCTCAGCGTCAGGGCTTcccaggcagctcaggctgcagtaGAGCGAACCAGCACTAGGTGTCATCGGCATTTAAaatctgcagggagctgtggacaATTCCTGGGCACCGAGGACAGCGGGGAGGACAGCGAGGGGACTCGGGGCTTCGCCGGGCATCGATACGGAGAGTCAATGGTGCAGGCAGCGGAGAAGTGCCGGAGGAGTAAAGTGTCTCTTGGTGGTGCTGAAACCCCAATCTTAagattgttcagcttggagacgAGGTTGAGGGGAGGCCTTCTCACTCGCTACAACTAGccaaaaggaggctgtagcaaagtggatgttggtctcctctcccaaggaacaagcaacagaacaagagcaaacggcctgaagttgtgccaagggatgtttaggttggacatgataagcagtttcttctccaaaagggCTCTCAAGGCCTGGACTATGTTGCCCAGGGTAGtactggagtctccatccctggaggggtttaaaagttgtgtagatgtggtgctgagggacatggtttagtgctgacctgGCACCGCTGGGTTAAATGTTGaactcaatgattttaaaggacttttccaaccaaaacaattctgctgTTCTATGAGTTTAAGTATCTACTGCTGTATTATCCAAATTTCCCAAATTATCCATCATTTGAGATTGTACCAATTTATGTGTTGTGGCATGGATCCTGTTGTCACCAAGGCattgtgcatgtgtgtttgtattgctctctgcagcttctggtGGACTCCTCCAAACCCAAGATAAGGCAGAAGGGCTTCCAGAGGGGAAATCCCACCCCATGCACTGCAGAGGTAGTGGGAATGTCGTGAAGCTGTTActcccaagcagcagctgccaaaacACTGCCAGGACTCACACGTGTTGGAGAGGAAGCTCTGATTCCTTCTGTAAAGGTCTGTTAACAATGGCTTTCAGGAAGAACCCTGGGTATTTGTGCCCGGTGTTACCACCCAAAAAGGGCAGAGCTCAAAGTCACACAAGGTAGCCCTGGCTGTTGTCGTCATTGCCATGACTACTGATGGGCTGCTGGAAGTGATTGCACTCCTGAGCTGTGTTTCTTGTTTCAGTAGTTCAAAGGCCACCCCATCATGCTCAACAGCTAACTGAGTGACCTCCTAAGGAGATCGATGGCCTTGGGTGCCAACAGATCTCTCACTGCCTACATCGGGGCTACTATCTGGGCAGATTTCATGGCAGTGAAGATGAGGATGGGCTGAGCAGCACAACAGAAACCGCACTCTTGCAGGTATCTGTGAAGAGAAGATGAGAATCCATCTCTTCAGGCTACAAATCCTGTCTAGACACCATACCATGTGGGTCTTTGCAGGGCTTTAGAAATCCCAGTGCAGCTTGCTAAAGGATCTTCACCTCAGCATTGCCACTAGAGATCCCTGTATTTATTTAAACCAGAAACTTGGAGTTGAAAAATCCTTCATAAAAGTGAAGTGAAGTTGGCTGTTGGAGGAGGGATAAACTGAATGCCAGCATCTCTCCAGGTAGGAAAGGCTAGTTCGTTCTCCTGGGTTTGAAGTGGAGTGTGCTAAAGGTCAGCCTTTGAGAAGGAAATCCAGCTGCTGCACACCCAGAGCAAACAGGACCAGATGACTGTGTGCTTAGTCAGCACCCATGGTGCTCTTGTTGCTTTAGAAACACCCAGTGCCTTTCCTTGTCCAGCCTCAAGTGTAGGAGAAAGCAAACACTGAGGATACTCATCCCAAGAGAAAGATGAGCTGTGGCCAAAGtggaggcagaagggagaggTGTTGAGCAGGTGTAGGCTGGAGATGCAGGAGGAGAGTGTGGAGGCAGTTACTGGGGCTCCAAGACTGCAGTTCACACCTCAGAAGAAGGGatctgtccagagaggttgtttaAGATTATGTGTCTAATGACACGAGGGTCCCTGCAGGAGGTTGGTCTTCCAGATCAACAACATCTAGCCTTGCTTGTTCCTTTCTTTCTACTTTTCCCCCAGTGACATGGCAGAATTACAACTGATCCTGAATTTGGGATGATCCCAAGTGCCACAGTGATCTGTAGACAGTGCTGATGGTGGTTTTTAATGTCAGCAGTGACAGAGTGTCTGAGCAGTGGCAGACAGATGCAGAACCAGCAGCCCCACATAACCTGCACACGAGCCTGTGGAAAGGCTGCTCAAGGTTTCTGATCTGCTACATTGATTTCTTTAGGAAGCTTTGGTACACTAGGGAAGTCCTGGAGGACTGGAGAACACTAATAAGAGGTCAGTAATTAAAAGGGAGGGTCTTTAAAACACCATTAGATTGTTGTCAGTCTCATAAAAAACAATTACATGGAACTTCATTAGTAAGAAATTAGGGGAACATAAAAGAGTTTAATGTCAGCCAGCAGGGCTTTAAGGGAAATTGAATCTGTCAGGCAAACTCAATATCATTTTTCAATGAGATTATGAGCTGGTACCAGACATCTTTGATGCATTTGTGTTGATGCTGCATGATGATTTCATTAATTAGAACAATAAAATTCAGCATGTTCATGTCACTGACTGGTAAGAATAAATAAACTTCCTGGAGACAGGCTTTCAAATGGCATAGAGTTTGTGTGGCAGCAAATGGCAAAGGCCAGCCCCAAACTGCTCCATGAGCCAGATGCAAGCATGTGAAGGTGACCAAATGCCACGTGTCCAGAGGCAAAGGATGTCAGTTTTCTTACAGAGTGGAAAATTTTATCCCAGATGGCTGTGACCTGAAAAGAATTGAAGGTGATGGACACCAGCCTCAGTGTGACCCCGTGGCCAATGGGACTGGATGAGGATAGCCACGATGGCATCAACACAATGTTTAGGAGGAGCTTGTTACTAGAGCCACTGGTCTGtccactgctggcaccagcagaCTAAGGAAAATCTTGAAATATcatgattaaaagaaaaaggcataAACAAGTTAATTACAGGAAAGATATTCCTTGGGAGTGAACAGCTCCAAGAAGTCAATCTGTTCAGCTGGATAAGAGAAGCGGCTGATTGAGCCCAGACCTCAGGACCATACGTGAACACCCAAAACTTGATGATAGAAGGCTTTTGACTCTACTAGGCAACGGTAAAAAGAgatctccagtttaaatctgaAGTCAGAAGTTGGGTGAGATTTTCTGTGGCATCAAAACCAGAGCAAAGCTTTTCTCTTAAAATATGCTTAGATTTCACTACAGCTTCAGAAGCCAGCTGACACCTGGAAAATCTATGGCTGGTGCTCCTTGGGAGGTCCTCCTAAGAGGTAACAATACCCTTCTCATTTCC
This genomic window from Dryobates pubescens isolate bDryPub1 chromosome 23, bDryPub1.pri, whole genome shotgun sequence contains:
- the SPR gene encoding sepiapterin reductase produces the protein MEPEPRRWPATTCLVTGASRGFGRSLVRLLAPRLGQGSVLLLLARSAAQLAELAAELRATGSGLRVEFVAADLGCKQGLRQATDALREVLPAGPPGRLLLINNAGSLGDISKTFLDLTDPDELNSYFAFNITSALCLTSSVLQAFGKRPGCSRMVVNISSLCALKPFKNWALYCSGKAARDMMFQVLALEEPDVRVLNYAPGPLDTDMQLLARTETGDADMRQFFQNLQESGQLIDCSVSAQKLMKLLEEDTFCSGAHVDFYSI